In Fimbriiglobus ruber, a genomic segment contains:
- a CDS encoding phosphoglycerate dehydrogenase, protein MQPKVLVAPAPLKEIEHVYGPVLRGAGVEMVFPTRNVQMTEDELLAQLPGAAASLAGSEPYTRAVIEKAAAAGLSVIARAGVGYDGVDVAAATDHGVAVTITPGTNHDAVAEHTFMLLLALAKNLITQHTAIQKGQWVRRANQPLRGRTLGVVGFGRTGKAVALRGQAFGMPVIAFDPFADKDFAAKHHIPLVELNDLLKQSDVVTLHMPMLPGTKHIINAESLGLMKKTAYLINTARGGVVNEPALYDALKNNRLAGAGLDVFDEEPPQPDNPLLQLDNVVMTAHTAGVDVQSRDDMARAAAEAIAKMLAGEWPTGWVVNQEVETKWRARAKK, encoded by the coding sequence ATGCAACCGAAGGTGCTCGTCGCCCCCGCCCCGCTCAAGGAAATCGAACACGTGTACGGCCCCGTGCTCCGCGGCGCGGGCGTCGAAATGGTGTTCCCGACGCGGAACGTCCAGATGACCGAGGACGAACTGCTCGCCCAGCTGCCGGGGGCGGCCGCCAGCCTGGCCGGGTCCGAGCCGTACACCCGGGCGGTCATCGAGAAGGCGGCCGCGGCCGGTCTGTCGGTCATCGCCCGGGCCGGGGTCGGGTACGACGGGGTGGACGTGGCCGCCGCGACCGACCACGGCGTCGCCGTCACGATCACTCCGGGGACCAACCACGACGCGGTGGCCGAACACACGTTCATGCTCCTGCTGGCGCTGGCCAAGAACCTGATCACGCAGCACACCGCGATCCAAAAGGGCCAGTGGGTCCGGCGGGCGAACCAACCGCTCCGCGGGCGGACGCTCGGCGTGGTCGGGTTCGGCCGGACCGGGAAGGCCGTCGCCCTCCGCGGGCAGGCGTTCGGCATGCCCGTGATCGCCTTCGACCCGTTCGCGGACAAGGACTTCGCGGCCAAGCACCACATCCCACTCGTCGAACTGAATGACTTGCTGAAACAGTCGGATGTGGTCACGCTGCACATGCCGATGCTGCCAGGGACCAAGCACATCATCAACGCCGAATCCCTCGGCCTGATGAAGAAGACCGCGTATCTCATCAACACGGCCCGCGGCGGCGTGGTGAACGAACCGGCGTTGTACGACGCCCTCAAAAACAACCGGCTCGCCGGCGCCGGCCTCGATGTGTTCGACGAAGAACCCCCGCAACCGGACAACCCGCTCCTGCAACTCGACAACGTCGTGATGACCGCCCACACGGCAGGCGTGGACGTGCAATCCCGCGACGACATGGCCCGCGCGGCGGCCGAGGCGATCGCGAAGATGCTGGCCGGCGAATGGCCGACGGGCTGGGTGGTGAACCAGGAAGTTGAGACGAAGTGGCGGGCGCGGGCGAAGAAGTAA